A genomic window from Camelus ferus isolate YT-003-E chromosome 9, BCGSAC_Cfer_1.0, whole genome shotgun sequence includes:
- the LOC102507471 gene encoding cytochrome P450 2A13, producing MRQLHNKDQSLPFSPGSIKANNHRHHHLTVTLSATMLASGLLLVALLACLTITVLMSVWHQRKLRGKLPPGPTPLPFIGNYLQLNTEQMYNSFMKIREHYGPVFTVHLGSRRIVVLCGYEAVKEALLDQAEEFSGRGDQATFNWLFKGYGVAFSNGEIAKQLRRFSITTLRDFGVGKRGIEERIQEEAGFLIEALRGTRGAFIDPTFFLSRSVCNVISSIVFGDRFDYEDKEFLSLLRMMLGVFQFTATSTGQLYEMFYSVMKHLPGPQQQAFKELKGLEDFIVKKVEQNQRTLDPNSPRDFIDSFLIRMKEEKKNPNTAFYMKNLVMTTVSLFFAGTETVSTTLRYGFLLLMKHPDVEAKIQEEIDRVIGKNRQPKFEDRAKMPYTEAVIHEIQRFGDMIPLSLARRVTKDTKFRDFLLPKGTEVFPILGSVLRDPKFFSNPQDFNPQHFLDEKGQFKKNDAFMPFCIGKRYCFGEGLARMELFLFLTAILQNFRFKFPQPPQDIDVSPKHVGFATIPRNYTMSFLPR from the exons ATGAGACAATTACATAATAAGGATCAAAGTCTGCCCTTCTCTCCTGGTAGTATAAAAGCAAACAATCACAGACATCACCATCTGACTGTCACTCTCAGTGCCACCATGCTGGCCTCAGGGCTGCTGCTTGTGGCTTTGCTGGCCTGCCTGACCATAACGGTTTTAATGTCCGTCTGGCATCAGAGGAAGCTCAGGGGGAAGTTGCCTCCTGGACCTACCCCACTGCCTTTCATTGGGAACTACCTGCAGCTGAACACAGAGCAGATGTACAACTCCTTCATGAAG ATCAGGGAGCACTATGGCCCTGTGTTCACGGTCCACCTGGGGTCCCGGCGGATTGTGGTGCTGTGTGGATACGAGGCTGTGAAGGAGGCTCTGCTGGATCAGGCTGAGGAATTCAGTGGGCGAGGGGATCAGGCCACCTTCAACTGGCTCTTCAAAGGCTATG GCGTGGCGTTTAGCAACGGGGAGATCGCCAAGCAGCTCCGGCGCTTCTCCATCACCACGCTGCGGGACTTCGGGGTGGGCAAGCGCGGCATCGAAGAGCGCATCCAGGAGGAGGCGGGCTTCCTCATCGAGGCCCTCCGGGGCACGCGCG gaGCCTTCATCGATCCCACCTTCTTCCTAAGTCGATCCGTCTGCAATGTCATCAGCTCCATTGTCTTCGGGGACCGTTTTGACTATGAGGACAAAGAGTTCCTGTCACTGCTGCGTATGATGCTGGGAGTCTTCCAGTTCACAGCCACGTCTACCGGGCAG CTCTATGAGATGTTCTACTCAGTGATGAAACACCTGCCAGGGCCACAGCAACAGGCCTTTAAGGAGCTGAAGGGGCTGGAGGACTTCATAGTCAAGAAAGTGGAGCAGAACCAACGCACGCTGGATCCCAACTCCCCACGGGACTTCATCGACTCCTTCCTCATCCGCATGAAGGAG GAGAAGAAGAACCCCAACACCGCATTCTACATGAAGAACCTGGTGATGACCACAGTGAGTCTCTTCTTTGCGGGGACCGAGACGGTCAGCACCACCCTGCGTTATGGCTTCTTGCTGCTCATGAAGCACCCAGATGTGGAGG CCAAAATCCAGGAGGAGATTGACCGCGTGATTGGCAAGAACCGTCAGCCCAAGTTTGAGGACCGGGCCAAGATGCCCTATACGGAGGCAGTGATCCACGAGATCCAGCGATTTGGAGACATGATTCCCCTGAGCTTGGCCCGCAGAGTCACCAAGGATACCAAGTTTAGggacttcctcctccccaag GGTACCGAAGTGTTCCCTATTCTGGGCTCCGTGCTGAGAGACCCCAAGTTCTTCTCCAACCCCCAAGATTTCAACCCCCAGCACTTCCTGGATGAGAAGGGGCAGTTTAAGAAGAATGATGCTTTTATGCCCTTCTGCATTG GAAAGCGGTACTGTTTCGGAGAAGGCCTGGCTAGAATGgagctcttcctcttcctcaccgCCATCTTGCAGAACTTCCGCTTCAAGTTCCCGCAGCCGCCCCAGGACATCGATGTGTCCCCCAAACACGTGGGCTTTGCCACCATCCCACGAAACTACACCATGAGTTTCCTGCCCCGCTGA